One window from the genome of Micromonospora aurantiaca ATCC 27029 encodes:
- a CDS encoding (deoxy)nucleoside triphosphate pyrophosphohydrolase translates to MRTERVSGSGQADRREPRVVVGAAIIEGGRVLACERSAPPEVAGRWEFPGGKVEPGEAETDALARECAEELGVRVAVGARVGRDVRMAHGRSVLRVYAARLLHGDEPEALEHAELRWLSAAELDSVDWLPADVPIVAALRPLLDAP, encoded by the coding sequence GTGCGGACCGAACGGGTTAGCGGAAGCGGGCAGGCCGACCGGCGGGAGCCGAGGGTGGTCGTCGGGGCGGCGATCATCGAGGGTGGCCGGGTGCTGGCATGCGAGCGCTCCGCGCCCCCCGAGGTGGCGGGGCGATGGGAGTTCCCGGGCGGAAAGGTCGAGCCGGGCGAGGCCGAGACCGACGCGCTGGCCCGGGAGTGTGCCGAGGAGCTGGGCGTACGGGTGGCCGTCGGCGCGCGTGTCGGCCGGGACGTACGGATGGCGCACGGCCGGTCCGTGCTGCGCGTCTACGCCGCCCGCCTGCTGCACGGCGACGAGCCCGAGGCCCTGGAGCACGCCGAGCTGCGCTGGCTCTCCGCCGCCGAGCTGGACAGCGTCGACTGGCTGCCGGCCGACGTGCCGATCGTGGCCGCGCTGCGCCCGCTGCTCGACGCCCCCTGA